A DNA window from Micromonospora sp. NBC_01739 contains the following coding sequences:
- a CDS encoding helix-turn-helix transcriptional regulator: MGKKLRLVGSGEIRTMLGGVSRQRVYQITNRRDFPEPVATLQMGNVWLAEDVEAWIATRRGDLD, from the coding sequence ATGGGCAAGAAGCTGCGGTTGGTGGGTTCGGGCGAGATCCGAACCATGCTCGGCGGCGTCTCCCGACAGCGCGTCTACCAGATCACCAATCGGCGCGACTTCCCTGAGCCTGTGGCCACGCTCCAGATGGGCAACGTCTGGCTTGCCGAGGACGTTGAGGCGTGGATCGCCACCCGGCGCGGGGACCTGGACTAG